One Vallitalea pronyensis genomic region harbors:
- a CDS encoding ABC transporter permease, with product MYFIKRALKYIKNKKGKTFLLGIIFLIIANFVLAGLLVYDATVKAQEQTRISIGANVSYQLAIEGILEDNQKGALNKEEFNSLRAAFTGEITTSEKLTEKGAPTYSNMMKAINSEYVASYDMTVSMDVTANDLAQYSQTSNSNDSHAFDMKLFADVNPMDFADENVMLMDGRLATSEEIMNGDPVVLIEEQVASINDLKIGDMIAVEASTLDDEVVSLELQVIGIYTSEEEVDQKMVSRGGNTTLPQNRFYVPFNILKTIGFTQNEMDHILIPNNVIRLKDPLFMDVYKEKIEEQLPLKYGNLDANDALYNSIMGPIEKLGSIAQIMVIIIAVAGASIIGLITALTVNERKEEIGIMLAVGESKVKIVTQFVLEVTIIALMAFMLSSFTGSIIGDKVSETVLDSDMLSPTQENAMSMRMFTPGRNMGKAVMPGNVKNDAVIEKQDIHTQLNIMVLLQLFGLGLLLSIISTILPSLYVMRFNPKQILINRNS from the coding sequence ATGTATTTTATTAAAAGAGCATTAAAATACATAAAAAACAAAAAAGGCAAGACGTTTTTGCTAGGAATTATCTTTTTAATCATTGCTAATTTTGTTCTAGCGGGTTTATTGGTATATGATGCTACTGTAAAAGCCCAAGAGCAAACACGTATCAGCATAGGCGCTAATGTGAGCTATCAGTTAGCCATTGAAGGCATTCTGGAGGATAACCAAAAAGGTGCTCTGAACAAAGAGGAGTTTAACAGTTTAAGAGCCGCTTTTACAGGTGAGATTACTACATCAGAGAAGCTAACTGAAAAAGGTGCTCCCACTTACAGTAATATGATGAAGGCGATCAATTCGGAGTATGTTGCAAGCTATGATATGACCGTATCCATGGATGTGACAGCTAACGACTTAGCTCAATATTCTCAAACCAGTAACAGTAATGACAGTCATGCATTTGATATGAAGCTATTTGCTGATGTGAATCCCATGGATTTTGCAGATGAAAATGTGATGTTAATGGATGGACGTCTAGCAACAAGTGAAGAAATTATGAATGGAGATCCTGTCGTACTCATAGAAGAACAGGTTGCTTCCATTAATGATTTAAAAATAGGCGACATGATAGCAGTAGAAGCGTCAACATTAGATGATGAAGTTGTATCGCTGGAACTTCAGGTTATTGGTATCTATACGTCAGAAGAAGAAGTGGATCAAAAAATGGTTAGCCGAGGTGGCAACACCACCTTACCACAGAATCGCTTCTACGTACCTTTTAATATACTTAAAACCATTGGATTTACCCAAAATGAAATGGACCATATCTTGATACCGAATAACGTGATACGTTTAAAAGACCCCTTATTTATGGATGTTTATAAAGAAAAAATAGAAGAACAGTTACCCTTAAAATACGGAAATCTGGATGCCAATGATGCGTTATACAATAGTATTATGGGGCCCATTGAAAAATTAGGAAGCATTGCCCAAATCATGGTCATCATTATTGCAGTTGCTGGTGCTTCAATTATCGGTCTGATTACAGCCCTCACCGTTAATGAACGAAAAGAAGAAATCGGGATTATGTTAGCAGTTGGGGAGAGTAAAGTTAAGATTGTAACACAATTTGTATTAGAAGTAACCATCATTGCGCTTATGGCATTTATGTTGTCCTCTTTTACAGGTTCCATTATAGGGGATAAAGTAAGTGAAACCGTACTGGACAGTGATATGCTCAGTCCAACTCAGGAGAATGCAATGTCCATGAGGATGTTTACACCTGGTAGGAATATGGGAAAAGCCGTCATGCCTGGAAATGTAAAAAATGATGCCGTAATAGAAAAACAGGATATTCATACACAGTTAAATATAATGGTGCTGCTACAGCTTTTCGGGTTAGGCTTGCTACTATCCATCATCAGTACCATATTGCCATCACTCTATGTGATGCGGTTTAACCCTAAACAGATTTTAATCAATAGAAATTCATAG
- a CDS encoding ABC transporter ATP-binding protein, with protein sequence MSILSLENITYGYIDGNSKRTILNELSYTFEKGKFYTILGPSGSGKTTLLAIAGGLEKTQQGKVCYENKDINEIGLGKYRRNYLSFVFQQFNLIPYLTAVENVVNVMEITDNDVPKPYYKTALNLLHQFGIVQTKAERSIFKLSGGEQQRVAIARGLATNVAVILADEPTGNLDTGTEREIIKIFRLLATQYNKCVIVVTHSDDIASLSDVQLKLEGGRLVERM encoded by the coding sequence GTGTCGATTTTAAGTTTAGAGAATATAACCTATGGATACATTGATGGTAATAGTAAACGAACCATATTAAATGAACTTAGCTATACATTTGAAAAAGGGAAATTCTATACCATTCTCGGTCCATCAGGCAGTGGTAAAACCACCCTACTAGCCATAGCAGGAGGTCTTGAAAAAACGCAACAGGGAAAAGTATGCTATGAAAACAAAGATATTAACGAAATTGGTCTAGGCAAGTATAGAAGAAATTACCTATCGTTTGTGTTTCAACAATTTAACCTTATACCATATTTAACAGCCGTTGAGAACGTAGTCAACGTCATGGAAATAACAGATAATGATGTACCAAAGCCTTATTACAAAACAGCCCTTAATTTGCTTCATCAATTTGGCATTGTTCAGACAAAAGCTGAGAGAAGCATCTTCAAGCTGTCCGGTGGAGAACAACAACGTGTAGCCATTGCAAGGGGATTGGCTACCAATGTGGCTGTCATTTTAGCAGATGAGCCAACAGGTAATCTGGATACGGGTACTGAAAGGGAGATTATTAAGATCTTTCGGTTATTGGCCACACAATACAATAAGTGTGTGATTGTTGTTACCCATTCAGACGATATAGCAAGTCTTAGTGATGTACAACTCAAGCTAGAAGGCGGCAGATTGGTTGAAAGGATGTAG
- a CDS encoding HAD family hydrolase, producing the protein MNTILFDLDGTLLPLDEKIFVDTYFDALHRTFEDKMDKKTFVNYIWGATAHMRDENDEERTNQELFMDKFATFVGDEMDEYKERFDRFYETGFLEVEKAVSKSQYVIDAIKLLKEKGYTIVLATNPLFPLTAVHHRIHWAGLQPEDFEHITAYENSHYCKPYTAYYEEILTHIDKQPDECMMIGNDVQEDLVAGKLGLKTFLVENHLINRNNDTVDCTLRGNYEDLFEYVASLPHVNG; encoded by the coding sequence ATGAATACAATTTTGTTTGACTTAGACGGAACATTACTGCCACTTGACGAAAAAATATTTGTTGATACTTATTTTGATGCATTGCATAGAACCTTTGAAGATAAAATGGATAAGAAGACTTTTGTTAACTATATATGGGGTGCCACAGCACATATGCGTGATGAAAATGATGAGGAACGTACAAATCAAGAACTATTCATGGACAAGTTTGCGACTTTTGTTGGAGATGAGATGGACGAGTATAAAGAACGATTCGATCGGTTCTATGAAACAGGATTCTTAGAAGTAGAAAAAGCAGTATCTAAAAGTCAGTATGTCATTGATGCTATCAAGCTGTTAAAAGAAAAGGGCTATACCATTGTTCTTGCTACAAATCCGTTATTTCCTTTAACTGCAGTTCACCATCGTATTCATTGGGCTGGGCTTCAACCAGAAGATTTTGAACATATTACTGCTTATGAAAACAGTCATTATTGTAAGCCATATACAGCTTATTATGAAGAAATCTTAACCCATATTGACAAACAACCTGATGAATGTATGATGATTGGAAATGATGTACAAGAAGACCTTGTAGCAGGCAAACTAGGCCTAAAAACATTTCTTGTAGAAAACCATCTTATCAATCGAAATAATGATACTGTTGATTGTACGTTAAGAGGTAATTATGAGGATTTATTTGAATATGTAGCTTCATTACCCCATGTGAATGGGTAA
- a CDS encoding YlbF family regulator, translating into MNIQQKTREIVQLVQATPDYAKAKSLKAQILRDPRLTRMVKTFQDEQSKLYNRNLPPQQLDAEMKKLVDNFERNSSNTIIGNYASAMQKVQEKVYQINMSILESIDKDLSI; encoded by the coding sequence ATGAATATTCAACAAAAAACAAGAGAAATTGTACAATTAGTGCAAGCAACACCCGATTATGCTAAAGCCAAGTCTCTAAAAGCTCAGATTCTAAGAGACCCTCGTTTAACGCGAATGGTAAAAACGTTTCAAGATGAACAGAGCAAACTTTATAATCGTAATCTTCCACCACAACAATTAGATGCTGAAATGAAAAAACTTGTAGATAATTTTGAACGCAACTCCAGTAATACAATTATTGGTAATTATGCTTCTGCCATGCAAAAAGTTCAAGAAAAAGTGTATCAAATCAATATGAGTATCTTAGAAAGCATTGACAAAGACCTTAGTATATAA
- a CDS encoding FMN-binding protein — MKKLCLLLLLVISMTLMGCATTNDDKDMDDTGNDTEGTDTGDMTTDDMSKWKDGSYTGEGDPWEYGSEDSTVVVKDGRMTEITLRRYDNEGAEVDYELWTGQEIDGKTYPDLKQYREDMANKMIEAQSTEVDSIAGATVSCDNWKLATKRALDKAK, encoded by the coding sequence ATGAAAAAATTATGTTTATTATTGCTGCTTGTCATCTCCATGACGCTTATGGGTTGTGCCACAACTAATGACGATAAGGATATGGATGATACAGGTAATGATACGGAAGGTACAGATACAGGTGATATGACAACAGACGATATGTCCAAGTGGAAAGATGGTTCATACACAGGTGAAGGTGATCCATGGGAGTATGGCTCTGAAGATTCCACTGTGGTTGTGAAAGATGGTCGGATGACAGAAATTACATTACGCCGCTATGATAATGAAGGTGCTGAAGTAGATTATGAATTATGGACCGGTCAAGAAATAGATGGCAAGACATATCCTGACTTAAAGCAATACAGAGAAGATATGGCAAACAAAATGATTGAAGCACAATCAACAGAAGTTGATTCCATCGCTGGAGCAACAGTATCTTGTGATAACTGGAAATTAGCTACAAAAAGAGCTCTTGATAAAGCAAAATAA
- a CDS encoding GNAT family N-acetyltransferase — translation MIYYTNDDIQIRDIKDEDVVTLFAWWIDQEINRFDPRPIPHNSPSLLKECKTYCRMFSHEVMNKNKRLNRYRYFIITNTEDRPIGFINLFGFDKEKNQAEMGIVIGDRTYWRKGIAYKSCQIVLEYLFTEGGFQRIHIETSEKNKPARQLFHKLGFKFCEDYVDHGYTWTVMDKKKEPSS, via the coding sequence ATGATCTATTATACGAATGATGATATACAAATTAGAGATATCAAAGATGAGGATGTTGTTACATTATTTGCATGGTGGATTGATCAGGAAATCAATCGGTTTGATCCTCGTCCCATACCTCATAATAGCCCATCGCTTTTAAAGGAGTGTAAGACTTACTGCCGTATGTTTTCTCATGAAGTGATGAATAAGAATAAACGGTTGAACCGGTATCGGTATTTTATAATAACGAACACAGAAGATCGCCCCATTGGTTTTATTAACCTCTTTGGGTTTGATAAAGAAAAGAATCAAGCAGAAATGGGGATAGTCATAGGGGATAGAACCTATTGGCGAAAGGGCATCGCTTATAAAAGTTGTCAAATTGTTTTGGAATACTTATTCACAGAAGGCGGATTTCAGCGCATTCATATTGAAACCAGTGAAAAAAATAAGCCTGCAAGACAGTTATTTCATAAGTTGGGGTTCAAATTCTGTGAAGATTACGTAGACCATGGTTATACATGGACTGTTATGGATAAAAAGAAAGAACCTTCATCCTAA
- the argS gene encoding arginine--tRNA ligase has protein sequence MMRTYTQLIDACLQEPFDKMVCHFTRPPSLALGDLSLPCFPLAKKLKKSPMDIAHELKDAFHSLSFIEQVVAKDGYLNFYFKRRQVIQDTLLEIKHKKHQYGSNESGIGKTALIEHTSINPNASPHVGRARNALIGDVLKRLMTFEGYKVNTHYFVNDVGKQIAMLVYATQHEEKVTFKELLQHYVRMHEAMKDNPQIEEEIFKLLYAFENGDVSVRKSFQNIVDICIKGQVGLFKDLSINYDTFQYESAYIFNGALQEVLKQLKTTGNLEEDEEGRLVLNLEAYNIPTKAPYLVLSRKDKTSLYPLRDIAYSMHKAKTNTHVNMIVLGEDQKSYHQQVSAALDLLGYTAPTPVHYSFVLLKDGKMATREGKVVLLEDFMSLAIEKSMAYMKENNREVDVTTAKTIAYGAVKYAILKTANHKNVTFDLEKALSFEGNTGPYLQYSIARIHSILDKCQFQEDEQIDYGLLEEDLVYDLILDLLFFNDVVAKALKDASPHIIANYVYGLTKKFSTFYHQCSIIHAKSKALQSARLALIKGVIQVSINALHLLGINVVKSM, from the coding sequence ATGATGCGAACATATACACAATTAATTGATGCATGTTTACAAGAACCATTTGATAAGATGGTATGTCACTTTACTAGACCGCCTTCCCTTGCATTAGGTGATTTATCATTACCTTGTTTCCCTTTAGCAAAAAAGCTGAAAAAAAGCCCTATGGACATAGCCCATGAACTAAAAGATGCTTTTCATTCACTTTCTTTTATAGAGCAAGTGGTTGCGAAAGATGGGTATTTAAATTTTTACTTTAAGCGTCGTCAAGTGATTCAAGATACTTTATTAGAAATTAAACATAAGAAACACCAATATGGTTCAAATGAATCGGGGATAGGTAAAACAGCCCTTATTGAGCACACCAGTATTAACCCTAATGCGTCACCCCATGTTGGTCGTGCTAGAAATGCGCTTATTGGTGATGTACTTAAACGATTAATGACTTTTGAAGGCTATAAAGTGAATACACATTATTTTGTAAACGATGTTGGTAAGCAGATTGCCATGTTAGTGTATGCAACGCAACATGAAGAGAAGGTCACATTTAAAGAGTTGTTGCAACACTATGTGCGTATGCATGAAGCCATGAAAGATAATCCACAGATAGAAGAAGAAATATTTAAATTATTATATGCATTTGAAAATGGCGATGTTTCTGTTAGAAAATCATTTCAAAACATTGTAGACATATGCATCAAAGGACAAGTAGGTCTTTTCAAGGACTTAAGCATTAACTACGACACCTTTCAATATGAATCAGCGTATATTTTTAATGGTGCATTACAGGAAGTTTTGAAACAATTAAAGACCACAGGAAATCTGGAAGAAGATGAAGAAGGCCGCTTGGTTCTTAATCTAGAAGCATACAACATACCGACGAAAGCACCTTATCTGGTTTTATCCAGAAAAGATAAGACCTCCCTGTATCCACTTCGAGATATTGCTTATTCCATGCACAAGGCAAAGACTAATACCCATGTGAATATGATTGTTCTAGGGGAAGATCAAAAGTCCTATCACCAACAAGTGAGTGCTGCATTAGATCTATTAGGGTACACAGCACCCACACCTGTACATTATTCATTTGTATTGCTAAAAGACGGTAAAATGGCTACTCGTGAGGGAAAGGTCGTTTTATTAGAAGATTTTATGTCCCTTGCCATTGAAAAATCCATGGCATACATGAAAGAAAATAATAGGGAAGTGGATGTGACTACAGCAAAGACAATTGCCTATGGTGCAGTAAAATATGCCATACTAAAGACAGCCAATCATAAGAATGTTACCTTTGATTTGGAGAAGGCTTTAAGTTTTGAGGGAAATACAGGACCTTATTTACAATATAGTATAGCAAGAATACATTCCATCTTAGACAAATGCCAATTTCAAGAAGATGAACAGATTGACTATGGTCTTCTAGAAGAAGATTTGGTTTATGATTTGATATTGGATTTGCTATTTTTTAATGACGTAGTAGCAAAGGCCCTTAAGGATGCAAGTCCCCACATTATTGCTAATTATGTTTATGGTCTAACCAAGAAGTTCTCAACGTTCTATCATCAGTGCTCCATTATACATGCCAAAAGCAAAGCACTACAGTCTGCACGTTTAGCCTTGATTAAAGGTGTCATACAAGTGAGTATAAATGCATTACATTTGCTAGGTATTAACGTCGTAAAGTCTATGTAA
- the nrdJ gene encoding ribonucleoside-triphosphate reductase, adenosylcobalamin-dependent, producing the protein MLKVLKRNGSIVNFDVNKIITAISLSMAETKADVDSDLAKTIGERVEATLRTYEHQISVEDIQDLVEEMLMESPRKDAAKRYILYRYERDKNRDRRKKRTDGRLLSHEFISRYKHRPNPMKQLGNFVYYRTYSRWLSDEKRREYWWETVRRAVEYNCSLVPTTKAEAEKLYDNIFHLRQFLSGRTFWVGNTDVAKNYPMSNYNCSFTVIDDFDSFKDLFYMLMIGSGVGIRILKDDVNRLPKIRTSFDIIHEDYTPTPMHLREDSTSLEFSHNNTVKIIIGDSKEGWVQALDFYLKVLYSNEYRKINTVIINYNHVRPKGEKLKTFGGTASGHQSLKNMFIKITSIIKKRGVLNNEDYVKLLPIDCLDIANIVGENVVVGGVRRTAEIVLVDPDDKEAIEAKSHLYKQIDGQWIVDEDIIHRQMSNNSIYYREKPSREQLHWQIEQMRYSGEPGWVNESAGLKRRPNMNGVNPCGEILLDSKGLCNLTTINVFAFVKDDNTLDFDGLFEAQKLSARAGYRMTCTDLEIPRWNYIQKRDKLLGCSLTGWQDLVNATALSKKEQGKLLRELRTIAKMAAKDYANEIGENIPLLVTTVKPEGTLSQLPTVSSGVHYSHSPYYIRRVRINSDDPLVKVCEELDYPIFPEVGQDMETCTTKVIEFPVKAPEGITKYDVSAIEQLENYKLFMENYVDHNCSITVHVREHEWADVEEWVWKHWDDTVALSFLSLDDNFYNLLPYEAIEQEEYEKRLANMRPFLPNLISKYEKNEVEFDIGAADCEGGVCPIR; encoded by the coding sequence ATGTTAAAAGTACTTAAAAGAAACGGGTCAATTGTCAATTTTGATGTGAATAAGATTATAACGGCCATTAGCTTATCCATGGCAGAAACAAAAGCAGATGTTGACTCAGACCTGGCGAAAACCATTGGCGAACGTGTGGAAGCTACATTACGCACTTATGAGCACCAGATATCTGTTGAAGATATTCAAGACCTTGTTGAAGAAATGCTCATGGAATCCCCAAGAAAAGATGCTGCAAAACGGTATATCCTTTATCGTTATGAGCGTGATAAAAATAGAGACCGTCGTAAAAAACGCACAGATGGCCGTTTGTTATCCCATGAATTTATCAGCCGCTATAAACATCGTCCCAACCCTATGAAACAATTAGGAAATTTCGTTTATTATCGTACGTATTCAAGATGGTTATCCGATGAAAAACGTCGTGAATATTGGTGGGAAACTGTTCGACGGGCTGTTGAATATAACTGTAGTCTTGTCCCTACTACGAAAGCAGAAGCAGAAAAACTATACGATAACATCTTTCACTTAAGACAGTTTTTATCTGGTAGAACTTTCTGGGTGGGTAACACAGATGTAGCAAAAAATTATCCCATGTCCAATTATAACTGCTCCTTTACCGTTATTGATGATTTTGACAGCTTTAAAGACTTGTTTTATATGCTCATGATTGGTTCCGGTGTGGGTATCCGTATTTTAAAAGATGATGTTAACCGCTTGCCTAAGATACGCACAAGTTTTGATATTATTCATGAAGACTATACACCAACACCTATGCACCTTAGAGAAGATAGTACAAGCTTGGAATTCAGTCATAATAACACGGTTAAAATTATTATTGGGGATAGCAAGGAAGGATGGGTTCAAGCACTTGACTTCTACCTGAAAGTATTATATAGCAATGAATACCGCAAAATCAATACCGTGATCATTAATTATAATCACGTAAGACCAAAAGGTGAAAAGCTTAAGACATTCGGAGGAACAGCAAGTGGACATCAGAGTCTTAAAAACATGTTTATTAAAATAACCAGCATCATTAAAAAACGGGGTGTTTTAAACAACGAAGATTATGTGAAACTCTTACCCATTGATTGTTTGGATATCGCTAACATCGTTGGTGAAAATGTGGTTGTTGGTGGTGTTCGTAGGACCGCTGAAATCGTACTTGTTGACCCAGATGACAAGGAAGCTATTGAAGCTAAAAGTCATCTCTATAAACAGATTGACGGTCAATGGATTGTGGATGAAGACATTATTCACCGTCAAATGAGTAATAATTCCATTTACTATCGAGAAAAACCATCAAGAGAACAGCTTCATTGGCAAATAGAGCAAATGCGCTATTCTGGTGAACCGGGCTGGGTTAATGAATCTGCCGGACTCAAGCGTCGACCAAATATGAATGGTGTCAATCCTTGTGGTGAAATCCTTCTTGATTCAAAAGGCCTATGCAACCTGACAACCATCAATGTCTTTGCCTTTGTGAAAGACGATAATACCCTTGATTTTGATGGCTTATTTGAAGCTCAAAAGCTATCTGCTCGAGCCGGTTACCGTATGACTTGCACAGACCTTGAAATTCCCCGTTGGAATTATATTCAAAAACGTGACAAGCTTCTAGGCTGTTCCCTTACAGGATGGCAGGACCTGGTGAACGCTACAGCCCTATCCAAAAAAGAGCAAGGAAAGCTGCTACGTGAATTACGTACCATTGCTAAAATGGCTGCTAAGGATTATGCTAATGAAATTGGAGAAAATATACCTTTACTGGTAACAACGGTGAAACCGGAAGGTACATTAAGTCAATTACCTACTGTATCAAGCGGTGTTCATTATTCCCACTCACCTTACTACATTCGTCGCGTACGTATTAACAGTGACGACCCTCTTGTTAAAGTGTGCGAGGAACTGGATTACCCTATCTTCCCAGAAGTGGGTCAAGATATGGAGACTTGTACAACGAAAGTCATTGAATTCCCAGTTAAAGCACCAGAAGGCATTACAAAATATGATGTATCGGCTATTGAGCAATTAGAAAATTATAAGCTTTTTATGGAAAATTATGTGGATCACAACTGCTCCATTACGGTTCATGTACGTGAACATGAATGGGCTGATGTAGAAGAATGGGTATGGAAACATTGGGATGATACGGTTGCTCTTTCCTTCCTCTCTCTCGATGACAATTTCTACAACTTATTACCTTATGAAGCGATTGAGCAAGAAGAATATGAGAAACGTTTAGCCAATATGCGACCTTTCTTACCAAATCTTATTAGTAAATATGAGAAAAATGAGGTTGAATTTGATATTGGTGCAGCTGACTGTGAAGGAGGCGTTTGCCCAATACGATAA
- a CDS encoding YcaO-like family protein, which produces MTSIKEQKYKDRAPYTTIHNIRSKLVEVGILTTESNWLHTLDGFYSVTLSVDGTTVRTNGKGTTKAYALASAYGELMERLQNLAPFRLSMDFDEGVFSGNFYYAPDEKSFSMDELLQFDNEWLAWQLSHTPTHTQEITTILHAWRQISYEDIPTDFIAVPYKNISHHTQSYIPIKMANKMYMSNGMCAGNTRAEACIQGICEIMERYVNQKIIRERITPPTIPDDFLNQYPAIMKMIKSIEVEGHHRVIVKDCSLGKGYPVTCVIFIDLRTAEYFIKFGSSPIFEISLERTLTELLQGQHINKMKGLKDFQVTLPVKSEDDNIMNILVNGSGYYPREIFMHTPSYTWDGFHGFSGESNEEILEQLVSFIEDLGYSLLIRDVSFLDFPAYHMIIPGLSEVESFYHESSIQDYATYNTIKKQIRRLKSLTSEEIRDLIYLITNSTYHPMAQVVTLLGLKLKQPTPWYFNNMALLLVALYLKINDYDHAHKIFNEFLEYTKKSHGSKQMLTYYKCVSSYLELRAKTMDKMAIFMLLTTFYPIKIVQNVIKTFENTEDIFHDLNGLQCFNCHECYLRTVCMYSGNRDLLLKLMSLYQTHDADQQVK; this is translated from the coding sequence ATGACTTCTATCAAAGAACAGAAATATAAGGATCGAGCGCCTTATACGACCATACATAATATACGTAGTAAATTAGTAGAAGTCGGTATATTAACAACAGAATCCAATTGGCTGCATACACTGGACGGATTCTATAGCGTCACACTATCTGTTGATGGCACGACTGTACGTACCAATGGTAAAGGTACAACAAAAGCTTATGCCCTAGCTAGTGCTTATGGTGAATTAATGGAACGCCTTCAAAATCTTGCACCTTTTCGACTTTCCATGGACTTTGATGAAGGTGTTTTTTCTGGTAACTTTTATTATGCACCGGATGAAAAATCCTTTTCTATGGATGAACTGCTACAGTTCGACAATGAATGGTTAGCTTGGCAATTAAGCCATACACCAACCCATACACAAGAAATAACTACTATACTGCATGCTTGGAGACAAATATCATACGAAGATATCCCAACAGATTTTATAGCTGTACCTTATAAGAACATAAGTCATCACACCCAATCTTACATTCCCATAAAAATGGCCAATAAAATGTATATGTCTAATGGCATGTGTGCAGGTAACACCCGTGCAGAAGCATGTATTCAAGGTATTTGCGAAATTATGGAGCGATACGTCAATCAAAAAATAATACGTGAACGCATAACACCACCTACTATTCCTGATGATTTTCTAAACCAATATCCTGCCATTATGAAAATGATTAAGTCCATAGAGGTTGAAGGGCACCACAGAGTCATTGTAAAAGACTGCTCTCTTGGAAAAGGTTATCCTGTCACATGCGTGATTTTTATCGACCTGCGGACCGCCGAATACTTTATTAAGTTTGGTTCATCCCCCATTTTTGAAATATCCTTAGAACGAACCTTAACAGAACTCTTACAAGGGCAACATATTAATAAGATGAAAGGATTAAAAGATTTCCAAGTTACCCTGCCTGTTAAAAGTGAAGATGATAATATCATGAACATTTTAGTGAACGGTTCTGGCTATTATCCAAGAGAAATATTTATGCATACACCATCTTATACTTGGGATGGCTTTCATGGTTTTTCTGGTGAATCAAATGAAGAAATACTTGAGCAATTGGTGTCATTTATTGAAGATTTAGGTTATAGCCTATTGATTAGAGATGTAAGCTTTCTTGACTTTCCAGCTTATCATATGATTATACCTGGCTTAAGTGAAGTTGAATCATTCTATCATGAAAGCTCCATACAGGATTATGCTACCTATAACACCATTAAAAAACAAATAAGACGACTAAAATCTCTTACCTCTGAAGAAATTAGGGATTTAATTTATCTTATTACCAACAGCACCTATCACCCAATGGCTCAGGTAGTAACACTACTAGGTCTAAAGCTTAAGCAACCTACACCTTGGTACTTTAACAACATGGCCTTGTTACTTGTGGCACTTTATCTCAAAATAAATGATTATGATCATGCTCACAAGATCTTTAATGAATTCCTTGAGTACACCAAAAAATCTCATGGTTCAAAGCAAATGCTTACCTACTATAAATGTGTAAGCAGCTACCTTGAATTACGGGCTAAGACAATGGATAAAATGGCTATATTTATGCTGCTTACTACCTTCTATCCCATTAAAATAGTTCAAAATGTTATCAAGACATTTGAAAATACAGAGGATATATTTCATGATTTAAATGGTCTTCAATGTTTTAACTGCCATGAGTGTTATCTTAGAACTGTTTGTATGTATTCAGGTAATCGAGATCTCCTATTAAAGCTCATGTCCTTATATCAAACACATGATGCTGACCAACAAGTAAAATAA